A genomic region of Christiangramia sp. OXR-203 contains the following coding sequences:
- a CDS encoding aspartate-semialdehyde dehydrogenase: MKVAVVGATGMVGSVMLKVLEERNFPLTELIPVASERSVGKKLAYNGKDFEVVSLETAVSMKPEVAIFSAGGDTSLEWAPKFASAGTTVIDNSSAWRMNPKHKLIIPEINANLLSEEDKIIANPNCSTIQLLMALKPLHDAYNIKRVVVSTYQSITGTGVKAVQQLENEYAGKKEEMAYPYPIHKNALPHCDVFQENGYTKEEMKLTNETKKILGDDSVNVTATAIRIPVVGGHSESVNIEFHKDFEEADVRKILSDFPGITVQDNPELNTYPMPIYAEGKDDVFVGRIRRDHSQPNTLNMWIVADNLRKGAATNAVQIAEYLLEQKLL; the protein is encoded by the coding sequence ATGAAAGTAGCTGTAGTTGGAGCAACCGGGATGGTAGGAAGCGTAATGCTTAAAGTACTGGAAGAACGTAATTTTCCACTTACCGAACTTATTCCTGTAGCTTCTGAAAGATCTGTAGGTAAGAAATTAGCCTATAATGGTAAAGATTTCGAAGTAGTAAGCCTTGAAACCGCAGTTTCCATGAAACCGGAAGTAGCCATATTCTCAGCTGGTGGAGACACTTCATTAGAATGGGCTCCAAAATTTGCTTCCGCAGGAACAACCGTGATCGATAATTCTTCAGCATGGAGAATGAATCCAAAGCACAAACTTATCATTCCCGAGATCAATGCTAACCTCCTTTCAGAAGAAGATAAGATCATTGCGAATCCTAACTGTTCTACAATACAGTTATTAATGGCCTTAAAACCATTGCATGATGCTTATAATATCAAGCGAGTGGTTGTTTCAACCTACCAGTCCATCACTGGAACTGGCGTGAAAGCTGTGCAACAGCTGGAGAACGAGTATGCCGGCAAAAAAGAAGAAATGGCTTATCCTTATCCAATTCATAAAAATGCGTTGCCACATTGCGACGTATTCCAGGAAAATGGATACACCAAAGAGGAAATGAAGTTAACGAACGAAACCAAGAAAATTCTCGGTGATGATTCTGTAAACGTGACAGCAACCGCGATTAGAATTCCGGTAGTTGGAGGACATTCAGAATCGGTGAATATCGAGTTTCATAAAGATTTTGAGGAAGCAGATGTTCGAAAGATCCTGAGTGATTTTCCAGGAATCACCGTTCAGGATAACCCGGAATTGAATACTTATCCTATGCCCATTTATGCGGAAGGAAAAGATGATGTTTTTGTAGGTAGAATTCGAAGGGATCATTCCCAGCCAAATACATTAAATATGTGGATCGTTGCTGACAACCTCCGTAAAGGTGCAGCGACAAATGCAGTGCAGATCGCAGAATATTTACTAGAGCAGAAACTACTCTAA